From a region of the uncultured Desulfatiglans sp. genome:
- the fabG gene encoding 3-oxoacyl-(acyl-carrier-protein) reductase (Evidence 2a : Function from experimental evidences in other organisms; PubMedId : 1682920; Product type e : enzyme) — protein sequence MGEVASRIVLITGGSRGIGRATAYAFAEEGARLVLAHYDPDETAADETLAVLKSRGVEAESHRVDISSYSAAAALIDDIVERFGRVDVLVNNAGITRDKILVRMSEEEWDAVIRVNLKSVFNCTQAVLKPMMKQRAGCIVSISSVVAERGNFGQGNYAASKAGILGFTRSVAREVASRAIRVNAVAPGFIETDMTAVLPEKVKSSFIEQIPLGRMGQSDDVANAVYWLCSIKAAYLTGQVIHVNGGLYM from the coding sequence ATGGGAGAAGTAGCTTCCCGAATCGTATTGATTACAGGAGGATCCAGGGGAATCGGCCGGGCTACGGCCTATGCCTTTGCGGAAGAAGGCGCCCGTCTGGTCCTGGCCCACTATGATCCGGACGAGACAGCCGCCGACGAGACCCTTGCCGTGTTGAAGTCGCGGGGGGTCGAGGCGGAGAGCCACCGTGTCGACATCTCTTCCTACTCTGCAGCGGCGGCGCTGATCGATGACATCGTCGAACGGTTCGGCCGTGTCGATGTCCTGGTGAACAACGCCGGCATCACCCGCGACAAGATCCTCGTGCGGATGAGCGAAGAGGAATGGGACGCCGTCATCCGGGTGAACCTGAAGAGTGTCTTCAACTGCACGCAGGCCGTGTTGAAGCCGATGATGAAGCAGCGGGCGGGCTGCATCGTCAGCATCTCGTCGGTCGTGGCCGAACGCGGCAATTTCGGACAGGGCAACTACGCTGCTTCGAAGGCGGGGATCCTGGGGTTTACCCGGAGCGTGGCGCGTGAGGTGGCCTCCCGTGCGATCCGAGTCAATGCGGTGGCCCCAGGTTTCATCGAGACGGATATGACGGCGGTCCTGCCCGAGAAGGTGAAGTCAAGCTTCATCGAGCAGATTCCTCTAGGCAGGATGGGGCAGTCCGACGATGTGGCCAACGCTGTTTACTGGCTCTGTTCGATCAAGGCCGCCTATCTGACGGGGCAGGTCATCCACGTCAACGGCGGGTTGTACATGTAA
- the acpP gene encoding acyl carrier protein (ACP) (Evidence 2a : Function from experimental evidences in other organisms; PubMedId : 2062368, 2091027, 3549687, 4882206, 4882207, 7673201, 7972002, 8359454; Product type c : carrier), translated as MGQVEEKVKKIICEQLDVPEEDVVPEASFVDDLGADSLDQVELIMAMEEEFDISIPDEDAEKIATVQDAINYIKKTIG; from the coding sequence ATGGGTCAGGTGGAAGAAAAGGTTAAGAAGATCATCTGTGAGCAGCTGGATGTGCCCGAGGAAGACGTGGTTCCCGAGGCCTCTTTCGTGGACGATCTCGGGGCGGATTCCCTGGATCAGGTCGAACTGATCATGGCGATGGAAGAAGAGTTCGATATTTCGATTCCGGATGAAGACGCGGAAAAGATCGCCACGGTTCAGGACGCCATCAACTACATCAAGAAAACGATCGGTTGA